The following are encoded in a window of Halosolutus halophilus genomic DNA:
- a CDS encoding polysaccharide deacetylase family protein yields the protein MTTGSRRDSPPGTAERIDDVPRDDGAVPGDASFALCLTHDVDRPYKGLRSFYRATRDRPGYHLRTALSSSNPYWQFEELMALEEDLGVRSAFYFLNEQHLLADRPVRDWVSASNWIEHLGRYDVTAPDVAAVIRDLEAGGWEVGLHGSYHTADDRERLREEKAALEAVLDGPVTGGRQHHLRLSIPETWRHYRSIGLRYDSSLGSGTECGFTAGYRPIRPFGDGFRVFPLTIMEQALPDPGTRFDAARDRCDELLAEAAANDAVMTVLWHPRYFNEREFPGYRTLYRWLVERALDRGAWVGTPRRLCKRLDSDPDSSAQQAELGNRKR from the coding sequence ATGACCACCGGATCCCGTCGTGATTCCCCGCCGGGGACGGCGGAACGGATCGACGACGTCCCCAGAGACGACGGGGCAGTGCCCGGTGACGCGTCGTTCGCACTCTGTCTGACCCACGACGTCGATCGGCCGTACAAGGGGCTCCGATCGTTCTATCGGGCGACCCGGGATCGACCCGGCTACCACCTCCGAACCGCGCTCTCCTCGTCGAATCCGTACTGGCAGTTCGAGGAACTCATGGCGCTGGAGGAGGACCTCGGCGTCCGATCGGCGTTTTACTTCCTGAACGAACAGCACCTGCTCGCGGATCGGCCGGTCAGGGACTGGGTCTCGGCGTCGAACTGGATCGAACACCTCGGTCGTTACGACGTGACCGCGCCCGACGTGGCCGCCGTCATCCGGGACCTCGAAGCCGGGGGCTGGGAAGTCGGCCTCCACGGATCCTACCACACCGCCGACGATCGGGAGCGGTTACGCGAGGAGAAGGCAGCACTCGAGGCGGTGCTCGACGGCCCCGTGACCGGCGGGCGACAGCACCACCTCCGGCTCTCGATTCCCGAGACGTGGCGTCACTATCGATCGATCGGACTCCGGTACGATTCGAGCCTCGGGTCGGGAACGGAGTGCGGATTCACGGCGGGGTACCGGCCGATCCGCCCGTTCGGGGACGGGTTCCGGGTGTTTCCGTTGACGATAATGGAACAGGCCCTTCCGGATCCCGGTACCCGATTCGATGCTGCCCGCGACAGGTGCGACGAGTTGCTTGCCGAAGCCGCGGCCAACGACGCCGTCATGACGGTCCTCTGGCACCCACGATATTTCAACGAACGGGAGTTCCCCGGTTACCGGACGCTCTACCGGTGGCTCGTCGAACGGGCGCTCGATCGTGGAGCGTGGGTCGGTACTCCGCGACGGCTCTGTAAACGCCTCGACAGCGATCCGGACTCCAGCGCACAGCAGGCGGAACTCGGCAACCGGAAGCGGTGA
- a CDS encoding DUF354 domain-containing protein, whose translation MKYLFFTNTPAHVHLYKHAVQALREEGHETLILARDYTCTIDLLDWYDLSYEVYGYCDTSKGSLLSRLPAHYVRAFRLARRFDPDLIFGMGSYAAHTGAVARAPTVLLIDSEPASLDHTVSTPFARTILTPNTFRKDLGDNHYVFPGFKECAYLHPDIYTPNPSIRDRLGLGADEPYAIVRLNAFGSQHDVGKRGITGEQRHHLIERLSEEATILVSDEGDDTDLEGLPARPFDLHPALIHDALAEAELLVADTQTMVTEAALLGTPAIRSNSFVGDSDMGNFVELEDQGLIHNVAAFDDVLELSISLLRDERTDEKWQRRRNDYLSNKANLTDLIVDVASVRGHVEELESLSLFKRASSSKPVAAVSVNGD comes from the coding sequence AGGCGCTTCGCGAGGAAGGCCACGAAACACTCATCCTGGCCCGCGACTACACCTGTACGATCGATCTGCTCGATTGGTACGACCTGTCATACGAGGTCTACGGCTACTGTGACACCTCGAAGGGGTCGCTGTTGAGTCGCCTGCCGGCCCACTACGTTAGAGCGTTCCGGCTGGCACGACGGTTCGATCCGGACCTGATCTTCGGGATGGGAAGTTACGCCGCCCACACCGGTGCGGTGGCCCGAGCGCCGACGGTCCTGCTCATCGACTCCGAGCCGGCCTCGCTGGACCACACGGTCTCGACGCCGTTCGCTCGCACGATCCTCACGCCGAACACGTTCCGAAAGGATCTGGGTGACAACCACTACGTGTTCCCCGGCTTCAAGGAGTGTGCGTACCTCCATCCGGATATCTACACGCCCAATCCATCGATTCGAGACCGGCTCGGACTCGGGGCCGACGAACCGTACGCGATCGTCCGGCTCAACGCGTTCGGATCGCAACACGACGTCGGAAAGCGAGGGATCACGGGCGAGCAGCGCCACCACCTGATCGAACGATTGAGCGAGGAGGCGACGATCCTCGTCTCCGACGAAGGCGACGACACCGATCTCGAGGGGCTCCCGGCACGTCCGTTCGACCTCCATCCCGCGCTGATACACGACGCGCTCGCGGAAGCGGAACTGCTGGTCGCCGACACCCAGACGATGGTCACCGAGGCGGCGCTCCTCGGAACGCCGGCGATCCGGTCCAACTCGTTCGTGGGTGATTCTGACATGGGAAATTTCGTCGAACTCGAAGACCAGGGCCTGATCCACAACGTCGCCGCCTTCGACGACGTCCTCGAACTCTCGATTTCGCTGCTCCGTGACGAGCGAACCGACGAGAAGTGGCAACGACGACGCAATGACTACCTCTCGAATAAAGCGAACCTCACGGATTTGATCGTCGACGTTGCGTCAGTTCGGGGCCACGTCGAAGAACTCGAGTCTCTGTCCCTGTTCAAACGCGCGTCATCGAGCAAACCGGTAGCGGCCGTTAGTGTCAACGGAGATTGA
- a CDS encoding CARDB domain-containing protein: MALVAGLTVSVGGVAADTAPPDDEYAVIQGEERVAIEPLGNGTQSVEECYDYRTPETSPSDYTYSSHGTIHLQEDDTNTLFLYEGSAGPSLVLVHDQYDGDSPGGAATMQFDGLPEEGEWIVEDDDYSDVLQGGPDDEFDHDGTSSHITWAWSENRTDGAAFQGGLQDEFAIAIDPAFNDEADFQDSSGSITDWDVLSATDDGYERTSLDFDEPVTIQSGDCVSIGVTDLAVDEMVTAGESTEIEAAVENDGAVAGTHNLTISIDGEPVAEHEVTLDPGETTTVTSTVTVADPGTYTVDAGTETANVTAEADGGAGAENDSLSGFGITVAALAAVAVALFARYRS, from the coding sequence GTGGCCCTCGTAGCGGGATTGACGGTCAGTGTCGGCGGTGTCGCTGCCGATACCGCGCCGCCTGACGACGAATACGCGGTGATCCAGGGCGAGGAGCGTGTCGCGATCGAACCGCTCGGAAACGGCACGCAGAGCGTCGAGGAGTGCTACGACTACCGGACGCCGGAGACGTCTCCGAGTGACTACACCTACAGCTCCCACGGGACGATCCATCTTCAGGAGGACGATACGAACACCCTGTTCCTGTACGAGGGATCTGCGGGGCCCAGTCTCGTGCTGGTCCACGACCAGTACGACGGGGACTCCCCTGGTGGTGCAGCGACGATGCAGTTCGACGGGTTGCCCGAAGAGGGTGAGTGGATCGTCGAAGACGATGATTACAGCGACGTCCTCCAGGGTGGCCCCGACGACGAGTTCGATCACGACGGGACGTCGAGTCACATCACGTGGGCCTGGTCCGAAAACCGGACCGACGGGGCCGCCTTCCAGGGAGGGTTGCAGGACGAGTTCGCGATCGCGATCGATCCCGCGTTCAACGACGAGGCCGATTTCCAGGATAGTTCCGGCTCGATCACCGACTGGGACGTCCTGTCGGCGACTGACGACGGTTACGAACGAACGTCGCTGGACTTCGACGAACCAGTGACGATCCAGTCCGGCGACTGCGTCTCGATCGGAGTCACGGACCTCGCCGTGGACGAGATGGTGACGGCCGGGGAATCGACCGAGATCGAGGCCGCCGTCGAGAACGACGGGGCGGTCGCGGGGACACACAATCTCACGATCTCGATCGACGGTGAACCGGTCGCCGAACACGAAGTGACGCTCGATCCCGGCGAAACGACCACGGTGACGTCGACCGTGACGGTCGCCGATCCGGGGACCTACACCGTCGATGCGGGTACCGAGACCGCGAACGTCACCGCCGAAGCCGACGGAGGCGCGGGCGCCGAGAACGACTCCCTATCCGGGTTCGGGATCACCGTGGCGGCACTGGCCGCAGTTGCGGTCGCACTGTTCGCACGGTATCGATCGTAG